A single genomic interval of Antechinus flavipes isolate AdamAnt ecotype Samford, QLD, Australia chromosome 1, AdamAnt_v2, whole genome shotgun sequence harbors:
- the SUN1 gene encoding SUN domain-containing protein 1 isoform X3, translating to MDFSRLHTYTPPQSVPENTGYTYGLRLSRRSLHSVPTIYTSDDGQVENTHSYTRNTSHKDKISKTSKHHRNTNKQSLALNHTTRKAASNSSSLLSQSTFDSHASDTSLRSSVLDESLIRKQTKVVHFWGLDDDGDLKGGTKTVIQGNGDLATGETDTTLNNGYICSDCSMLSERKDVLTAYSTSHVPSSRIYFRDGSQKRGASIHMNRILRLAKHTAASFSSLLVQLFQVVLMKLGYESENYKLKNYESKDCESKSYKTKSHESKAHSNYCGCVNVKEFLREDGHLSVNGESLCDDCKGKKHLETYTTTHLQSSRSKRVARTIWHTFSYTGYFLMQTLQRIGATGWFVSKKVLSFLWLAIVSPGKAASGVFWWLGTGWYQFVTLISWLNVFLLTRCLPKICKLLLLLIPLLLLSGIGLYLWNMESFLSLLPIFNWTRIHKTQGIDESKYFFKPDSSHDNQPTEMDFLSFQQENEFRILKLEDLLGKLFEKDKLIQEELDQTKSRIISGVDERQHLMSKVKHLELELGHLKSELLTWQDLKTSCDKIEAVHEKVDTQIQETIRLMFSDDHQDGSLEWLLQWLSSKFVSKGDLQILLRDLELQILKNITHFVSVGKQIPTPETLLNADSVRISGITELQARVIVNNALKLYSQDKTGMVDFALESGGGSILSTRCSETYETKTALISVFGIPLWYHSQSPRIVIQPDIYPGNCWAFKGSQGYLVVRLSMMIYPSAFTMEHIPKTLSPTGNITSAPKDFSVYGLDNEYQEEGMLLGQFVYDQEGDSLQIFQAMKSPGKAFQIVELRIFSNWGHPEYTCLYRFRVHGELTK from the exons ACTGTCACGTCGAAGCTTGCATTCGGTCCCTACAATATACACCAGTGATGATGGTCAGGTGGAAAACACTCACTCCTATACTAGAAATACTTCTCACAAAGACAAGATTTCAAA gACATCTAAACATCAtagaaacacaaacaaacaatCTTTGGCCCTAAATCATACAACAAGAAAAGCTGCTTCCaactcctcctcccttctcagcCAGAGTACCTTTGATAGTCATGCTAGTGATACGTCTTTAAGATCCTCTGTCCTGGATGAGTCTTTAATTCGTAAACAGACCAAAGTTGTCCATTTCTGGG gtcttgatgatgatggtgatctTAAAG gtgGGACTAAAACTGTCATTCAGGGAAATGGTGACCTAGCAACTGGAGAAACAGATACAACCTTGAACAATGGTTATATATGCAGTGATTGCAGTATGCTTTCTGAGAGAAAGGATGTCCTCACAGCCTACTCTACTTCCCACGTGCCATCTTCAAGAATTTATTTTAGGGATGGGAGTCAAAAAC GAGGTGCATCTATCCACATGAATAGAATTTTACGTCTGGCCAAACATACAGCGGCATCATTTTCATCACTCTTAGTTCAACTTTTTCAAGTTGTTTTAATGAAGTTGGGTTATGAATCAGAAAATTACaaattgaaaaattatgaatCTAAAGATTGTGAATCAAAAAGTTATAAGACGAAAAGCCATGAATCAAAAG CTCATTCGAATTACTGTGGGTGTGTGAATGTAAAAGAGTTTCTCAGAGAGGATGGCCACCTCAGTGTAAATGGGGAATCACTGT GTGATGACTGTAAGGGGAAGAAACATCTTGAAACATATACAACAACCCACTTGCAATCTTCAAGGTCAAAAAGGGTAGCAAGGACCATTTGGCACACCTTTTCTTACACAG GTTACTTTTTGATGCAAACACTACAAAGAATTGGAGCTACAGGATGGTTTGTGTCCAAGAAGGTGTTGTCGTTTCTTTGGTTGGCTATTGTTTCTCCAG ggAAGGCAGCTTCTGGAGTATTCTGGTGGCTAGGAACTGGATGGTACCAATTTGTTACTTTGATTTCTTGGTTAAATGTGTTTCTGCTTACAAG gtGCCTTCCAAAAATTTGCAAGTTGCTACTGTTACTTATCCCACTTTTACTTCTGTCAG ggATAGGCCTTTATTTATGGAACATGGAAAGTTTCCTTTCACTCTTGCCTATATTTAATTGGACAAGAATACATAAAACACAGGGGATAGATGAGTCCAAATACTTCTTTAAGCCTGATTCTTCCCACGATAATCAGCCTACAGAG atGGATTTTCTATCTTTCCAACAAGAAAATGAATTCCGTATATTGAAGCTAGAAGATCTTCTTGGAAAATTGTTTGAAAAGGACAAG CTTATCCAGGAAGAATTAGATCAGACCAAGTCAAGAATAATTAG TGGAGTTGATGAACGACAGCATCTCATGTCCAAAGTTAAGCATCTAGAATTGGAACTAGGTCATTTGAAATCAGAATTATTAACTTGGCAAGACTTGAAGACTAGCTGTGACAAAATAGAGGCAGTGCATGAAAAG GTAGATACCCAAATCCAGGAAACTATCAGACTTATGTTTTCTGATGATCATCAAGATGGTTCTCTTGAATGGCTGCTGCAGTGGCTTTCTTCCAAATTTGTAAGCAAAGGTGACTTGCAAATTTTATTACGGGATTTAGAGctgcaaattttaaagaatattacaCACTTTGTGTCGGTGGGAAAACAAATTCCAACTCCTGAGACATTGCTAAATGCTGACAGCGTGAGGATTTCTGGCATAACAGAATTG CAAGCACGTGTTATTGTTAATAATGCTCTGAAGCTGTATTCCCAGGACAAAACAGGGATGGTAGATTTTGCTTTAGAATCTGGAG GTGGCAGCATTCTGAGTACTCGTTGTTCTGAAACATATGAAACCAAAACTGCATTAATTAGTGTGTTTGGAATTCCTCTGTGGTATCACTCACAGTCTCCCCGGATTGTCATTCAG ccTGACATATATCCAGGGAATTGCTGGGCATTTAAAGGATCTCAAGGATATCTTGTTGTGAGATTATCAATGATGATCTATCCATCAGCTTTTACAATGGAACATATACCAAAGACACTTTCACCAACAGGCAACATCACTAGTGCTCCTAAAGATTTCTCAGTATAC GGTTTAGACAATGAATATCAAGAAGAAGGAATGCTTCTAGGACAGTTTGTTTATGATCAAGAAGGAGACTCACTTCAGATATTTCAAGCAATG aagAGCCCTGGAAAAGCTTTCCAGATTGTAGAACTTCGAATTTTTTCTAATTGGGGCCATCCTGAATATACATGTCTATATCGCTTCAGAGTACATGGAGAACTTACGAAGTAA
- the SUN1 gene encoding SUN domain-containing protein 1 isoform X5 produces MDFSRLHTYTPPQSVPENTGYTYGLSSSYSSDALDFETEHKLDPVFDFPRLSRRSLHSVPTIYTSDDGQVENTHSYTRNTSHKDKISKTSKHHRNTNKQSLALNHTTRKAASNSSSLLSQSTFDSHASDTSLRSSVLDESLIRKQTKVVHFWGLDDDGDLKGGTKTVIQGNGDLATGETDTTLNNGYICSDCSMLSERKDVLTAYSTSHVPSSRIYFRDGSQKPHSNYCGCVNVKEFLREDGHLSVNGESLCDDCKGKKHLETYTTTHLQSSRSKRVARTIWHTFSYTGYFLMQTLQRIGATGWFVSKKVLSFLWLAIVSPGKAASGVFWWLGTGWYQFVTLISWLNVFLLTRCLPKICKLLLLLIPLLLLSGIGLYLWNMESFLSLLPIFNWTRIHKTQGIDESKYFFKPDSSHDNQPTEMDFLSFQQENEFRILKLEDLLGKLFEKDKLIQEELDQTKSRIISGVDERQHLMSKVKHLELELGHLKSELLTWQDLKTSCDKIEAVHEKVDTQIQETIRLMFSDDHQDGSLEWLLQWLSSKFVSKGDLQILLRDLELQILKNITHFVSVGKQIPTPETLLNADSVRISGITELQARVIVNNALKLYSQDKTGMVDFALESGGGSILSTRCSETYETKTALISVFGIPLWYHSQSPRIVIQPDIYPGNCWAFKGSQGYLVVRLSMMIYPSAFTMEHIPKTLSPTGNITSAPKDFSVYGLDNEYQEEGMLLGQFVYDQEGDSLQIFQAMKSPGKAFQIVELRIFSNWGHPEYTCLYRFRVHGELTK; encoded by the exons TTCAAGCTATTCTTCAGATGCCTTGGATTTTGAGACTGAACATAAATTGGATCCTGTGTTTGATTTTCCAAGACTGTCACGTCGAAGCTTGCATTCGGTCCCTACAATATACACCAGTGATGATGGTCAGGTGGAAAACACTCACTCCTATACTAGAAATACTTCTCACAAAGACAAGATTTCAAA gACATCTAAACATCAtagaaacacaaacaaacaatCTTTGGCCCTAAATCATACAACAAGAAAAGCTGCTTCCaactcctcctcccttctcagcCAGAGTACCTTTGATAGTCATGCTAGTGATACGTCTTTAAGATCCTCTGTCCTGGATGAGTCTTTAATTCGTAAACAGACCAAAGTTGTCCATTTCTGGG gtcttgatgatgatggtgatctTAAAG gtgGGACTAAAACTGTCATTCAGGGAAATGGTGACCTAGCAACTGGAGAAACAGATACAACCTTGAACAATGGTTATATATGCAGTGATTGCAGTATGCTTTCTGAGAGAAAGGATGTCCTCACAGCCTACTCTACTTCCCACGTGCCATCTTCAAGAATTTATTTTAGGGATGGGAGTCAAAAAC CTCATTCGAATTACTGTGGGTGTGTGAATGTAAAAGAGTTTCTCAGAGAGGATGGCCACCTCAGTGTAAATGGGGAATCACTGT GTGATGACTGTAAGGGGAAGAAACATCTTGAAACATATACAACAACCCACTTGCAATCTTCAAGGTCAAAAAGGGTAGCAAGGACCATTTGGCACACCTTTTCTTACACAG GTTACTTTTTGATGCAAACACTACAAAGAATTGGAGCTACAGGATGGTTTGTGTCCAAGAAGGTGTTGTCGTTTCTTTGGTTGGCTATTGTTTCTCCAG ggAAGGCAGCTTCTGGAGTATTCTGGTGGCTAGGAACTGGATGGTACCAATTTGTTACTTTGATTTCTTGGTTAAATGTGTTTCTGCTTACAAG gtGCCTTCCAAAAATTTGCAAGTTGCTACTGTTACTTATCCCACTTTTACTTCTGTCAG ggATAGGCCTTTATTTATGGAACATGGAAAGTTTCCTTTCACTCTTGCCTATATTTAATTGGACAAGAATACATAAAACACAGGGGATAGATGAGTCCAAATACTTCTTTAAGCCTGATTCTTCCCACGATAATCAGCCTACAGAG atGGATTTTCTATCTTTCCAACAAGAAAATGAATTCCGTATATTGAAGCTAGAAGATCTTCTTGGAAAATTGTTTGAAAAGGACAAG CTTATCCAGGAAGAATTAGATCAGACCAAGTCAAGAATAATTAG TGGAGTTGATGAACGACAGCATCTCATGTCCAAAGTTAAGCATCTAGAATTGGAACTAGGTCATTTGAAATCAGAATTATTAACTTGGCAAGACTTGAAGACTAGCTGTGACAAAATAGAGGCAGTGCATGAAAAG GTAGATACCCAAATCCAGGAAACTATCAGACTTATGTTTTCTGATGATCATCAAGATGGTTCTCTTGAATGGCTGCTGCAGTGGCTTTCTTCCAAATTTGTAAGCAAAGGTGACTTGCAAATTTTATTACGGGATTTAGAGctgcaaattttaaagaatattacaCACTTTGTGTCGGTGGGAAAACAAATTCCAACTCCTGAGACATTGCTAAATGCTGACAGCGTGAGGATTTCTGGCATAACAGAATTG CAAGCACGTGTTATTGTTAATAATGCTCTGAAGCTGTATTCCCAGGACAAAACAGGGATGGTAGATTTTGCTTTAGAATCTGGAG GTGGCAGCATTCTGAGTACTCGTTGTTCTGAAACATATGAAACCAAAACTGCATTAATTAGTGTGTTTGGAATTCCTCTGTGGTATCACTCACAGTCTCCCCGGATTGTCATTCAG ccTGACATATATCCAGGGAATTGCTGGGCATTTAAAGGATCTCAAGGATATCTTGTTGTGAGATTATCAATGATGATCTATCCATCAGCTTTTACAATGGAACATATACCAAAGACACTTTCACCAACAGGCAACATCACTAGTGCTCCTAAAGATTTCTCAGTATAC GGTTTAGACAATGAATATCAAGAAGAAGGAATGCTTCTAGGACAGTTTGTTTATGATCAAGAAGGAGACTCACTTCAGATATTTCAAGCAATG aagAGCCCTGGAAAAGCTTTCCAGATTGTAGAACTTCGAATTTTTTCTAATTGGGGCCATCCTGAATATACATGTCTATATCGCTTCAGAGTACATGGAGAACTTACGAAGTAA